In the genome of Caenorhabditis elegans chromosome IV, the window AACTTTGGTGGTCTAAAATGGACGATTGGATCGGGTTGAGAAGAAACGCGAGTTTTTTCACGttaggtttcaaaaaaaaaaatgttaacgtTTGCAGTGTGACAATACAGCTTGGGCATGGACCGATGGCACTCCGGTGGATTTCCTCTGGTGGCAACCGAATTATCCGATTTATGGCGGAATAGAGGACAGTTGTACTGCTGTGAGttatatttgcatttttcttgagagcagtttgaatattttgaagttttaagtTTGAATAGAGTAACAACAATCATTTAGAAAACCGCTTTGAACTGtgaacattttaaatgttttatgatTCATTCACTGtacaaatttacaaattttaagatCAAGAAACGTATTGCTAGTTCTTCGGAACAATATTGAAttaaacatgatttttttttaatatttaaaggGCTAGCAGTAGCCAAATTTGTactaaataaacaaatttaactAAATATTCGCTTATTTCAACTTTGTGAAATATGAAATCCAATGAACCTAGCTTTATCGCTCAGATGTGGGACTCTACGGTTCTCCGTGGAATGTATGATTTCTACCCAGGACAAATGGATGATGGAAGATCGTGCACGGGCAGTGTTGCATGGGCGCTGTGCAAATATGATCCAAATACTTGTAAGAATAATGTGATCTGAAAATCATTTGTCAGCTTGTTTTTCAGCAATTATTTCTCCAAAATGGGTTAAGGCAGATTGTACTACTACATCGACGACTACTACGTCCACAACAACAACCACAACTCCAACGGTATGTTAAAGCaataaaatagatttttcaacgAGTTATCGCAATTGACGGCGTATTATTTAGACCACCACTATGCCCACAACCACTACAACGGTAATGTCGTTTGACACAAGTTTAGGCAATCTAACAACTTTAATTTTAGACTCCAACGACCACGACCACTACGCCAACAACAACTACAACGGTAAGAATCATAGTGTCGAATCTAAAAAGGATTTTATCAACTCAATACTGTAATAGTGCGCCCAACTGCTACACCTTTTTGATTTCGGTTTTTAACGCCTCTTTAAATTGAGAAACTGgcttcattcaaattttttttattttttcactataAGTTATGGTAGAAAAAGTACATGTAGAACGGCTATAAGATTTGCTAGAAAGGGAcgatatatatatttttttagactCCAACAACCACAACAACCACACCAACAACTACAACGGTAAGAAGACAACTAGATTCACGTATTTCATGATCTCACTTACAGGAAACCACCACAACGCCAACAAcggttttgaataaaaatttaaaggaaacgtgatgacaaaaaatgtatgttttagGAAACTACCACCACTCCCACAACCACAACGCCGACAACTACGACAACGGtttgatagttttaaaaacGTGATAAAAACAGTCTTTATAATTTCAGACTCCGACAACAACTACGACGGTTTAGTTATTAttattaccgtatttcttctaatAGTATGGCTGGAATACCATTCATTTTTCGAAGGTCTTCGCGGTTGCAATACAGatagaaaatgcaattttaattgttttttgttcaaaattaatagttttcGTTTACAATagacaaaaaaagtgaacgCAAGattattagggagtgcaagtctaatagggaggccatactaatagaaaaatatggtatttcaataattcaaaatattttttactaattCTTCAGGAAACCACTACAACTCCGACAACCACTACTACGGTATGTATATAAACTGTTTAATTTGTATTTATGTCTATTAATCTATTAAAGGTGAAATACGGTCCGTGgggaaatgattgaaaaccATTCCGATGgtaatgaaaatatcaaatattatAGCAcgacttttcaaataattctgGAAATCTTTCGATTCTAGTCCAAAAGTGTcacaaactcaattttcacccgttttaactaaaaacaaaaatgtttataattttttaaaaagtcattgtgatatttggtcatcttttaaattttttcatttattttcccaCTTACCTTACTTCAcctaattttctatttaaacaCGCTTGTTCGTGGAATTGGAGTTTGCAAAGTTTCATAATTGAACCTGCTCAAAAaaggtaaaataaaaaattattcttcgAGTTCTTATATAATGCAAAATAGTTTGTACTCATTTAAAATAacgtttttgaacaaaaacagTGCTCAACTTTCAGGAAACCACTACAACTCCGACCACTACAACCACAACACCAACAACAACTACTACGGTACGTAATTGAACTTATAgacaattttgtttatttcataacgttttctggaaaaaactagCACCATCCAATaaggttcaaaattttcaagtaatgTTTGGTCAGAACTACTATAAACTGAAGTTAGTTTTCACTGATTTAAAGTTGTTACTTTCctgaaaacgttaaaaaaaacatttcatatACTTCTCGATGGTAGCAACAACAGGTTTACACAATTTACTTTCTTGTACCCATGCGTGCAAAATCTGTTTTAtcaaattctgagaaaaacatatgaagctttgaaaaacttaTGCCAGATACATTTTAAAGGAAACTACAACAACAACACCAACGACGACGACAACCGTATGCAACTTCATTATTTCTATAATAAATCTAAGattaattttgattaattttgtaaaaatttcagactccAACTACCACAACGACAACACCAACAACTACCACGacggtaaaaaaaaagttatgcaaAAATACCGttgtatattttcagactcCTACAACAACAACTACTACACCAACTACCACTACGACGGTTCGTCTATTACTTGAGTAGTTTTAAATTAGAGTTGGTCATTTTATTAGAATCGTTGTTCTTATAACGTACAATTCAGAGCTTACCAATGAGTGATAGTACTGAAAATCTTTGTTAATTATAAAACTCTCTAAAAAGCTACTCCACCTCAAATTATTCTTGTTTCAATACAATCTAAATAGTATATTAATGTTTATTACCAATTCCAGGCACCGACAACAACAACCACAACTCCAACGACTACCACTAcggtgtttttgaaaataaaaataattataatttttgataaacttcCAGACTCCTACAACAACTACTACCGTACcaacaactacaacaacagtaaatttttgaaaaatgttgcatGCAGAACTAAGTTACTAAATTGTACTAAATTGTAGAGACTACAACACTATTAAAAGCTGGGATTGAATTTTCACTCGACAGTGATACAATATTATAGTTTAACTTTCAGACTCCCACTACTACAACCACTACAACCACTAcaccaacaacaacaacaacggTGCGTgattataatttcaattttattatctATGTGAACATGTAACTGAATTTTTGGGGACATATTAAAAACTTtacttttagttttattttgatttcagaCACCGACAACTACAACCACTCCAGCAACGACTACTAGCGTAGGTTTTCTAAACATGTTGATAttcaaattcaacttttccaatgagttaaatattgaaaaaaaaacgcccataatgaaaaaaatcagcgaGCATCGATTTGTAAACTAGCACTACTCAGATTTGATTTTTGGGGTTTAGTTTCTAGTAAGAGGAACGCCggaatatgttttcaaaaactgagggAAGAGGCTCACCAAAATATCCCTGAAAACATCAAACAATCATGCTTTTCTCACTGataataattcatttttcaggaaacaaCTACAACGACGCCAACTACTACAACTGTGAGTTTCagttttcatttgatttttttgcttgaaactTCCATCCAAAATGcgttttcgaattattttgatttcaaaaattcagcaaaccACAACGAAGCCTACAACTACTACAACTACACCAACGGTAAGATTTACGAAACAATTCTAGTAAATATAGAAtgttactatttttcaaatgcccttcgaaaaattaattattcttTAACAACATCTTgattaaatattttacaaaactcATAGAGCAATTTTAAAACCTCTCTGATCATGAAACTTTTCACAAAGTAATGCAGGACTGCGAACAAGTAAATTAAAGACTATGAAAAGCCTGCGGTGATATAAGAGTTGATTTGGTACGAACCTTTGGTTTGAGACATAACATTTCCTGGATCCAActtttgcggttttttttctcaagaaatctctgataaaataattttagacaACGCCCACTACGACAACAACTCCAACAACCACAACTACAGTGAGAATTTTATGCGTTTGATGCTGTAGAAAATGcatcatttttaaatacctcaaaaattataaaaaattaaggtCACTACCGATAgcattttccatcaatttcacacttttaaattcaatttatttacaaCACATGAAATATGACCTTACCAGTATACTGTTTAATGCATTAGGGACTGTAACACTGTTAATGcgcaaaattttctgtaacaTTCAATATgtgtgtgaaaaattaaaaaatgtttaataccACCTATTCAGACagcaaaaactacaaagtCCACGACAAccactacaaaaactacaaaaaccaCATCTACCCCAACTACAACCACTACAACACCCAAAACTCCATTCGACACGTCAAAGTGTACTGTCATGTGCTCAACTGGTTGGGTGTATTATAATAATTTATGTTATGCGgtaccaatatttttttgaacattgcaAAACTAGCAAAGATTTTGTAGAAACTTCAAGGTCCTGGTAGACTCAATGATTTCAATAAAGAATGCATCAGTTATGGTGGAAAAATTGCTGAGATACCGGATGCTCAAGTAAATGATGTGTTGAGAAGTGAGTGGAACGGGTCATAAAACTAGatcattttaaaacttcaagacctaaaaacaattaattttaactGCACAGAATCATTCGGAACAAATATCAATGACGAAGAAGCGTGGGTAATTTCTAGTGGGTACAACAACGTGGCAAGTGGATATACTGCTGCTGCTGATTCATGTATTGctgtaagtttgaaaattactgtGTCTCATGGGAACAAAAGcatgaaaattaatataaaatcttCAACGACTTCCGCAACTTCCAGATGACtctatctcaaaaaatcagtggTTCAGTGGCGCAACGAGGAACTTGGAGACCTTATGCATGCTCACTTGCcaagaattttggaatttgtcaGAAAcctatttgaaattttttgtattgatCTATAAATTATTAATCTTACCTGTCAATTTGTATACAGTTCTACGCAATGATCGTGAACTTTACCGAATTTGAACTTGGAACCCAAGTTTGGCATTCAAACTGGTTTGAATAGTTTAAATCCGTTTAATACAAACTTTGTCTTCTGTTATGGGATTTATGATCAAATAAACACTTGTAAACCCAAATAAACACTTGTAAATAGAAaagtattttaataaattcaatCATGTTGACTAAATATTGTTCAATTCAATTTGTTCTCATAGCTACCAGTCTCCATGAAATCTTTGGTAAAGCAATTggtaaattgtttattttttaacaacattttttctttgcgTTTAACAATTATACTGACTATAATAAAATAATGTCGCGTGTATGCACATATtaaatgtaacttttttgtaattttttgtaacttgtaactttgaaaaatgtttttttttcacctatGCACACGCCTGTTTATTGTTCTCAGTGTAGCAGTCTACTGTTTAGACAAATCTTGAAGTTGTGGACTATTTAAAATGTGGAATTTTGTTTAgaatttaacattaaaaactttttcgcTTTGAATAATGCAAAACGCAAACTCCAAAACTCTGAACAAAGCTGGAAAGAAGCGGGATCGGGGGTGctgaaaaagtggtttttgaTTAGGTCGCTTCTGGTGGTAAAACAACTTAATCCAGCTGtatatgaaaatattggaaaaacaatgttttttccaAGATTCTGATACggactttaaaaaacttttttcaaaaaaaatgggggttataaaaaatctataacaaattttttcaattttagtaaaatttaTTCTCAGATGATTTGAATGCACGAAAGGAGATATTGCAAAACTttgcaaaagaaaatcaaatttcgatcAGAGGAGAAAATGATGAGCGTAAGTCTTTTCACTGCAAAATAAAAGCTGTATGTATTTGTGCTCACAAAATTCACTTGAGGATTTATGTTCAAATTTATGAATGCCAATTCCCTTCTGCCACCGGAAACTGCACTATCAGATGCACCATCTCCAGACCTTATTGTATTATCGGATGCAGTTGGCAACACAGCGTGTGTTTCCGGTTGGACGAGATACACAGTAACAGGGATGTGCTACATGGAGTCTACGAGTTCCATGAGTTGGTACGACGCTGAAGATTGGTGTTGGAATCAGAGGAGTGGAGCACATTTAGCATCGGTACATAGTCAAGCTGAAGCTCAGGGGATAAATTGTGAGTTCATTGCAACGAACTTGTCTCAATAAAGTGTTAAAGAAATCCACATTCAGCTCAATTCAAAGTGTGGTACCTACCATTGGATGATTGGATTGGCTTGAAACAGGAGGCAAgatcgtttttcttttattgtaacatttttaaagatttaaacTATAGTGTGAAATGAATGCTTATTATTGGACTGATGGTTCTCCTGTGGATTTTCAATGGTGGCAGCCAAGCTACCCGCAGGCTCAATATGCTGAACAAAGTTGCACAACTGTAAGTTCGATGAAACTActtataatataaaaaaaagattcagaTATGGAACACTGCACTGCTTCTATTGATATCCGGGTATACTCCTGGACAGTTTGATGATATGAAAGAGTGCTCAGAAGCAGCTGGATCATATGCACTTTGCAAATATGATCCAAATACATGCAAGTTTTTGTAGACATGTTTATAGAATTATATAACTTTCTACATTTTAAGCTATTATTGGAGAGAAATACGTACCAGTCGTAACAGTCTGTGCGGAAACTGAATCGATCGGCAACCGGTTTATGCCGagtccccaattttttttaaatcaaaggTTGCCACACGGCCGCAGCTTGCAGAGcctaaaatgagaaaactaaCTTGTATTGATTTAGTATGCTTTCAAATTTACGATTGTGAAATATGTTCAACTCTCAAAAACAATAGAAATGTTTTCCAGAGTCGGACTTCAACTACATCAAAAACTACAACAACAGTGCCAATTAGTACCTTTATCATCACTACACCTACAACTTTGCCCGTTACGGTTAgtagtaaaattttgaaaagtaattaaTACCTACTTCACAACCATTAATATTCAGAAAACGATCAAGACTACAACAGCTTCCGAAGCTATTACTTTTACCACTCAATTCGATGCTTCAAAATGTCCTGTTACATGTCCGACAAACTGGGTGTACTACAGTAATTTATGTTACGCGGCAAGCAAGCTTTCTAATGAATAgtcgttaaaaaatattatttcagaaaatacaaGGCCCTGGAAGACTGAGCGATTTCGCTGTAGAATGtgaaagttttggcgggaaactaGCCAGAATACAGGATGTCCAAACAAACGAAATGTTAacaagtaagtttttgaaagaaaaccaaattctccaaataattattattcGCTTTGTAGGATTCTTCAGCACTAACAACAACGATGACGGAGAAGCTTGGGTAGTTTCCTCTGGGTACAGTAATGTTGCAAATGGGTATGATTATGAATCAGACTCGTGTTTAGCCGTAAGTTGTGTTTAATATGATgaagtttaaaacaaattttataattgacCATCTgactagaaaaattttcagttgactTTGTCACCAGAAATTGACGGAGTAGTTGCTGACAGAGGAACCTGGAGGCCATATTTGTGTGATGTAGCCAAGGACTTTGCCATCTGCCAGAAATCAGCCGTAACATAATTCATTTCTTGATTTTGTACCGAACATAAACATATGaacttttaaatgttttgtccattttcttcttgccgatttttaaaacagacttcggaaattgccggagtttTTTACACATATCAGcgtatcattttcaaaaaaaaaacattttcacataaaatgtGACTGCACTCTAATAATAAGACGCGcaatattatattttgaaatatgttcagatgcaatactatttgaaaaattcggacCAAACGGACATATTTCATTACTCATAcacaaaaagtgccaaaattgtATCCATCTCttacaaaatttgagttaCTTTTTAAAGTCTGTAATAGGTTTCCTTACTTACACTGACATTTTTGGAATACCAAATATGAATGAAGGGACGCAAAACTATTAGGGTTCAAAACTAGCATAGGGTtcgatattattttttgggaGTTTTTGTGGTTGCAATATTattcattcaaattattcattcaaaaatcgaaagttattcattcaaaaataatttcaaaaataattcaaattattcattcaaaaataattattcattcaaaaatcactCTCAAACATGATACTTAACACATTATTTTCAAGAAGGAAGTACACAATTTGATCTCCAAATACATacattttgattattttcattcaacCTATATTCAAACTTCCTGTTTGCATTGGGGATTATCACAAAGGATCATTCATGaatgttcaaattatttgCAATATTAGAGGAGGTCTGTTTAATGTCTATTTAAGTGGTCATGGTTCACGGTTTTATGATAGGTTCACgttcaaaaacctaaaatgTCAGTTTTTGCCTTCTCTTTCTGTGCGGTCGTCATCATGCCAAATCTCCTTGCTATGTCTGATGGTAAatacaatatatttttactaGACTTATATTCAAGAGAGATTTTCAGAGGAAACGCGGGGACGACAAGCAATGGTAGCTAATTTTGTCAAAGATAACCAAAAAACAATCAGGAATGGAAAAGGAGATAGTAGGTTTTAGAATTGCATTTGTGTAATCATTTTACAGAGCATTAGCCGTTTTTTACTACTAGATTAGTTGGGATGCATAGCAAGtttaatagtttaaaaattaagctaGAACCATATGGGGTTACAGTACACCAATGGGTTTGTAAATTTAATGACGATAAAGCTCGGTCTGAAAATGTAGATTAACCCggcataaaaattgatatagGTTTCCTCGTAAGCAATTAATGCTCCACAATCAATCAAATCACCGTATTTCATGTTCAAACTCCAGGTCcttcaaacttgaaaattctacATAGAAATTTTGGTGTTATGTGTCCTTGtggagttttttgaataaaaaataatataaccTGCAAAAGTAGCCgaatcagaagaaaaaaagataatcaattttattttttatcgaagTTGATTGAgcttgtcattttttttcagaatggatGTCGAACTTTCTCAAAACTCAAAACCTAACATTTCATCGTTCGCTTTCTTCTCCGTCCGCTATGTCAGATTCATCATCACAAAATCTTGTTGTTTTGGCTGATGTTGGTACTGCTGCATGTGCTTCTGGTTGGACCAGATATGACCTTACTGGGATGTGTTACCAGCAGtcgaaaaaaacaatgaactGGTACCAAGGAGAGGATTATTGTTGGAATTTGAGACCAGGTGCCCATTCAGCTTCAGTGCATAGTCAGGAGGAAGCTAAATGGTTAAATTGTATGTCTTTAACCTTTGTATGCCACACACACATCAATCACAGATTTCCAAAAGATTATGTATTCACTGGAAAATATGTATTTCGCTGATCACAAATTTAAAGAGCataattcacttttttcaacatcAGTTTCAATCAACGAACGAATAATGTAGTGGGCtgcatatttttgaacatattaTTTGTCATCCTATCACATTccgtttctaatttttttaatttatcaatgcaccaatttaaaaataaatacattttcagcatTATATCGAGACAAGAAAAATGGTGGACAAATGGATTCATGGATTGGACTAAGAAGAGATGTTAGttccatttaattttttaatggcaacaaaaaaatttaagtgcGATAATGTCACCTACATCTGGACAGATGGATCTCCAACTGATTGCCTTTGGTGGCAACCAGACTATCCAAAATCTGAGTTTGCAGAATTCAGCTGTGTCActgtaaataatttaaacattgATGAGATGAACATTAAAAGGTTTCAGATTTGGGAAACTGATTGGCTATACGACAATCCAGCATACATCCCTGGTCAGTATGATGATATGAAAGAGTGTAGTGATGATGGATCAAATGTAATTTGCAAATATGACCCGAACACTTGTAAATGTTCAGCAGCGTTTTATGTCAGTAAAGGTCTTACTTTCAGTGAATATTGGTGCAAAATAtgagtggaaaaaatgtgggTTAGTGCCCGAAACTACAAAACCTACAACAACGACACCTACCACGACAACCACTACTACTATTCCTTCAACAACATCATCAACCACATCAACGAGTACCACCACTAGTGTAGTTACAACAACTACTGTCACATCAACCACTGAACCTACAACTTCTACTTCAGTATctattaaaattcagaaataactTAATGCTCGATTACTTTTCAGACTCCTACAACAACGACTACTATGCAAACaacagtaagttttttaaacgaatttttgaaaggaaggtcccaataaattttcaaacatttttttgtcggTTCAAAGCCGATAGGTGACAGAATATGACCGAAATTGATCACCACCTGCCGACTTTAAATTATCTTAAACTGCGAAATATTGAGATAATTTACCGAAATATGCAAGAAAGGTTGATAAGCAGATATAATGTTATTTCCAGCAGCTGTGACAcggataaaaaaatttaagatttaagATAACATtagcataattttttcaaaattttgaaggtataaaaatattgataaattttttgaggacgttcactacaaaattttacaaaacattttgagtgCATAAGTTAAAAATCTTTCAGACCGTTAGTTCTCCTTTATTTCGACAAAATGAAATAGTCATGTATgtctcaaataaaatttaaaataaccaAACGAAACTTGTTTGTTGGtcactgttttcaaaaaaaaacttgaatgcaatgattttttgagaattttcttaCATGAGTCTGAGAAAAGCAGAGAGGAAATTAGCTTGCAAGTACTTCATACTTCAATTTCTAGACACCTTCTACTACTTCCACTCCGACAACAACGTCAACAACCACTACTACATCCGCTAGCGTAAGTTTTGGCTAgacaaattccaatttttttttgttttacttttttgttgcaaatctatcaaaaaatatctgcTTCAGACAACCACtatttcaacaacaaaacCTCCCACAACACAAATTGATATCGAAAAATGCACAAGTAACTGCCCCGTTGGCTGGATTTATTTTGGCGGTCTTTGCTACTcggtgaaaaaaaagtttaattttaaatattaatttcttttAGAAAATCCAAGGTCCCGGAAGATTTGTTGATTTTAATTCTGAGTGTACCAGACTGGGCGGAAAACTTGGTGAAGTTTCTGGAGCAGATGGAAATGAAGCTTTAAGACGTATGATTATAATTAGCTCAGTATTGTGAAAGTTAACATATTTCCAGTAGCTCTCACCAGTAACAATGGCAATAAAATACTTGACGAAGCGTGGATACAGCACATAGGAAGCTACAATAACGTCGCATCAGGTTATGTAGGAACCGCAGGCTCTTGTTATAcggtattgaaaaattcacaaactaactaaaattattttttcactgcagatgattttatccaaaaataaTGGCGGCTCATTTGCAAAAAGTGGGACGTGGAGACCATATGACTGCACCACGACGGTCAAGGAGTTTTGAATCTGCCAAAAAGCATcattttctaatgttttccATTCATTCCACTAATCAAGCAGGTACCATATTACTACAAACTTGAACAAttcaatatattaaaaattgaaaatactgaGTCCAATTAAgaaataataacaaaaattccacaatctcaaatttctcaaagacgaaataactttaaaaaattaagacggaaatttttaagtttctttTAGTATAATACATTTGGAATAATCACTTTATTATCACATTTCAAGTAAACCCGTTATCATCGTTTTTTGTCTTTGAATATGTTAATGTTATCCTTCCAGCATATGCTCAAACCATCCTAATCCGAAAATGAGCGCAAAGC includes:
- the clec-199 gene encoding C-type lectin domain-containing protein (Partially confirmed by transcript evidence), which gives rise to MNRFFCLTVLFSYLYRFTFSANDNAKIDNLVARQYLFSNFVANNREALKKSDGSDERWLFKFMNENSIIPPTSNSKSGSLADSGQAGLVLADAIGTAKCASGWTRWTGNGCCYKEMASPMLSWYASEDWCYSQKAGAHLASVHSRAEAEWLNYQYKLWWSKMDDWIGLRRNCDNTAWAWTDGTPVDFLWWQPNYPIYGGIEDSCTAMWDSTVLRGMYDFYPGQMDDGRSCTGSVAWALCKYDPNTSIISPKWVKADCTTTSTTTTSTTTTTTPTTTTMPTTTTTTPTTTTTTPTTTTTTPTTTTTTPTTTTETTTTPTTETTTTPTTTTPTTTTTTPTTTTTETTTTPTTTTTTPTTTTTETTTTTPTTTTTTPTTTTTTPTTTTTTPTTTTTTPTTTTTAPTTTTTTPTTTTTTPTTTTTVPTTTTTTPTTTTTTTTTPTTTTTTPTTTTTPATTTSETTTTTPTTTTQTTTKPTTTTTTPTTAKTTKSTTTTTKTTKTTSTPTTTTTTPKTPFDTSKCTVMCSTGWVYYNNLCYAKLQGPGRLNDFNKECISYGGKIAEIPDAQVNDVLRKSFGTNINDEEAWVISSGYNNVASGYTAAADSCIAMTLSQKISGSVAQRGTWRPYACSLAKNFGICQKPI